One Mya arenaria isolate MELC-2E11 chromosome 5, ASM2691426v1 genomic window carries:
- the LOC128234016 gene encoding fibropellin-3-like encodes MELKLAFLCFVLCFRDVSTAVIGDHCGTLTSPSNGVVTYTSTIQDSVATYNCDTGFAIDGVTTRTCSAVTPKVWSDTAPTCIEVTLGLDCTADVTLCTGIANSECSDGQCQCVSGYVAGDASTCNDIDECASMPCLNGATCMNDVDMYTCTCAAGYHGVNCDSSAQIGITSVLKYLT; translated from the exons ATGGAATTAAAACTCGCATTTCTGTGCTTTGTATTGTGTTTCCGGGATGTTTCGACCGCTGTTATAGGAGACC ATTGCGGGACTCTCACAAGCCCATCAAATGGTGTCGTAACGTACACATCCACGATACAAGACTCCGTTGCTACGTATAATTGTGATACCGGGTTTGCAATTGATGGCGTCACGACTAGAACTTGTTCTGCAGTTACACCGAAAGTCTGGTCTGATACAGCACCTACTTGCATTGAAG TGACTTTGGGATTGGACTGTACCGCAGACGTGACACTTTGTACTGGCATTGCCAACAGCGAGTGCTCCGACGGACAGTGCCAGTGTGTCAGCGGCTATGTGGCGGGAGATGCAAGTACCTGTAATG ACATCGATGAATGCGCCTCGATGCCTTGTCTGAACGGCGCCACGTGTATGAATGATGTCGACATGTACACCTGCACATGCGCAGCAGGGTACCACGGCGTCAACTGTGATTCATCGGCTCAAATAGGAATAACAAGTGTGTTAAAATATCTCACATGA